CACATTGTACAGCAGTTGAGGCACAGTTGCGAAACTCTGGAAGTGATCGTGTGTTTTCAAGCGGGAGGCCCCTTTCCAAGTATAGCTGAATTCATAAGAGATACCCGGTGCAGCGAGAAACTTAGGTCCACTCATGTGGATGCAGATCAGACGGCTATGATTGTCTTCACCTCAAGTGAAACAGGCGGCTACAAAGGCGCAATGCTCTCCCACCGGAATATTTGCCATAATATCATCTGCTCCGTCTATCTGGCTGGCATAGAAGCCTTTGAGCCCGGAGGGTGCACAGTTGTCGTATTGCCGCCGCATCATATGTTTGCCGTTACGTCAGGGATGCTGGTTCCGCTGTTGTTTTACGGCTTGACGCTGTGCCTTAGTGGCGGGTTAAGCGGCTATCTGAGCAGTATACAGCAATTCCGCCCCTCGGTGCTCTTTATGGTTCCCATGCTTGTGGAAGGCTTACATAAGCGGATCTCGCGAGAGGCAGCAAGGACGGGGCAGTTGAACCTTGAATTTTTTGGCGGACAGTTGCGTACGATTATTTGCGGCGGGGCTTATCTGGACGCGGAATGGGTGGTGAAATATAAGAAGCTGGGAATTAACCTATTGAACGGATACGGAATTACCGAATGTTCACCGCTTGTCTCCTGTAACCGGCCTAACGGGATCATCAGTCATTCTGTGGGGCTGGTTGGGCCAGAGCCATATTGCCGGGTACGAATCGAAGATGACGAGATTCAGGTTCAAGGAAGTATTGTGATGAAGCAATATTACAAGGATTGCAAGAGCACAGCGGAGGCTTTTGACCAGGGCTGGTTTAGAACGGGAGATTTGGGTTATCTGGATCAGCATAATTACCTCTATATTACAGGGCGCAAAAAAGACCTTATCATTCTGAAGGACGGCAACAATATTTCACCGGTGGGAATAGAACAAAGCATCGAACGGCACCCATTAGTAGATCAGTCACTGGTTTATGCGGACGGTAAGAAGGGTGGGGAGACCCTGGTGGCCATCATACACCCTGATTATGATTATGCAGTTAACAACGGATATACTGATGTGAGGTTAGCTTTAGACGAACTCATACAGATGCTAAATGACAATTCGCCTGCATTCAGACGGATTCGGAGACTAGAGGTAAGCGAGAAGCCCTTCGATAAGCTTGCATTGAAGAAGGAGCTAAGAGCGCCTACTAGAATAACCAGAGAGAAGGTAAATCATGATTAGAGAACAGAATGACGAGACGATGCTGAAAATCAAAACAGTGATCTCTCCATTTACAGATGTTGATATTCAGGAGATTCAGATGGAATCCAAGCTGATTTGCGATCTGGGGTTCACTTCCTTTGATTTAGTATGTCTGCTGTCTGTACTGGAAGAAGAATTCGGTCTGAAGGTCGATGAGAAAATGCTGAAAGGTATTCAAACGGTGGAAGATGTGAGGAATGCAGTCTTAAAGCACCAGGCGTCAAGCCAGACAGTTCTAAAAACCGAATAGAAGAGGTGAAGAGGATGACAGTATTGATGAAGAAAGCTGTTCTGAATGAAGAGGCCTTAAGTGCAATGCAGCAATGCGATTTAAGCGAATTGGCCGGATATGTGGGGGAATTTTTTCAAGGTAAGAATGAGAGCTTTACGTACAACCCGGCCGGCGGCAATTTTTATATGAGCAGTTTCTTCCCCTCCTTCCCCAGCCCTGCCTGGAATCGGCTGATCGCTGGTATTCATGACATTGTCTATGAGGACAAGCGAGTTCCGCTTCAAGCTGATATTGTGGTTACGGGAAGATGCCATTGCGACTGCTGGCACTGCTTCAGAGCCAAATACGGACAAGAAGATATGAGTCTGGATAAAATTAAGGAATGTATGAATGCTTTAGCGGAGCTCGGGGCTGCTTCGGTGGGAATTACTGGAGGGGAGCCTATGCTGCGGACGGACATTATGGAGATTATCGGAGCCATACCGGAAGGAATGGAAGGGGTTCTATTCTCAACCGGTCTTGGCATTGATGATGCTTTTGCGCTCAAGCTGGAGCATACCCGTTTGACCAGATGTATACTGAGCCTGGATCATTTCGATGAGGAAATTTGCTGTAAGCTCAGACGTAACCGTAACGCCTTCAAGGATGCTGTACAAGCCATTCAAGCACTGACGGCTAAGGATATCTATACGGCTGTGACGGTCTGCATTACGCATGAATTGATGAAGGAAGGGGCATTGCAGCAGTATTTCGAATTTGTCGGGGGGCTTGGGGTTCAAGAGGTGCGGGTAGTGATGCCTATTCCGCAGGGTAATCTGGAAGGTCAAGAGGTAGGCAGATTTTATGGAAAAGCCATGGGATTGTTGAAACAGCTAAAACGAGAAAATGCAGCCAATGAGGCATTCCCGGTCATTATTAATTTCTGCGAGTTTGAAAGCTCAGATTACTTTGGATGCGGTGCAGGCTCCAATTATATTGCGATTAATAATGACGGCCATGTGTCGCCATGCGTCTCAGTGCCCTCCTCATTCGGAAGCGTATATGACCATACATTGGAGAAAATATATAATGATATGGGAGCCATCTTCTCCAGCTCCAATTGTGCCTGCTTCGGAATTTCATCCAGCAGTGTCATTGCCAAAGAAAATATTGATACTTCCTTAACGCCGATGCCGCCTGAGTTGTCCGTTGAGGTTGCCAAAAAATGCAGAGTTTCAAGTGAAAGAGCGGGCATATTCAGATATTGTGCCTCCAAAGGCCGGCCTAAGGAGGAAGCGGCGGGTGAAGCTGAGCTTGAATTACCGAGTTCTGTCTAGGTTATATGATGTATGTGATTTGCTGTTCTTCAGCCGACCCGGAAGGAGTCCCCGCCAAGCCTTATTAGGCTTCTTACCGGATGAACCGGTCCATATCCTTGATATCTGTGCGGGCACAGCCAGCAATGACATTCTGATTGCAGAGCAGAAATCCAATGCTACGGTAGTCGGAATTGATAATTCCAAAGAGATGCTCTCCATAGCCCGCAGGAAAATAGCCCAAAAAAAGCTTCACGGTGTGAACATGCTTGAAATGGATGCCATGAAGCTGGAATTTGCCGGACAGTCTTTTGATGTGGTGATTATTTCATTGATATTACATGAGATGGGAAAACCCTTGGCCAGCAAAATGCTAAGCGAAGCACGGAGGGTTGTAAAACCGGAGGGAATGATCTTAGTAGTAGAGTGGGAGCAGCCTCAGGGCTTGTTTCAGAAATGTATGTTCTCCATCATTAAGCGGCTTGAATTCGACAACTTTGAACACTTTTTGAAAAAGGATCTGAAACAGTATTTTAAAAATCACGGATTCAGTATCGAAAATGTGAAGCACTGCGATTATACGCAAATTCTCCAGCTTAAAGTCCAGTGAAATTATGACCGTCCTGAAACGATAGGACGGCCTTTTTAATGCACTACTTAGATAATCTCAGAATCCCCTGAACATCCGACACCGGAGGTCTCCCGTACTGGCGGGCGTATTCGCGGCTGAATTGGGAGGGGCTCTCATAGCCTACACGGAAGGCAGCATCGGAGGCTTGGAGCGATTCGGTCAGCATGAGGCGGCGGGCTTCCTGCAAGCGGATGACCTTCTGGTATTGCAGCGGGCTCATGGCGGTGACACGCTTGAAATGCTTGTGGAAGGCAGAGGTGCTCATATTCACGGATTCTGCAAGCTGTTCAACGACAAGGGACTCGGCGTATTGCCTGGTGATCACCTGGATGGCCTCAGCAATCCGGTGCGCATGGCTGCCGATAATGGCGAATTGATACAGGTGTGCGCCTTGGTCACTCTGAAGAACACGATAGAGAATCTCGCGGATCACGAGCGGGGATAGAATGGCAATATCCTGAGGTGCGTCAAGTAACTGGATAAGCCGTACGATGGCTTCGAGTAAGGGCTCAGAGGTTCGGGCAACCGTGATGCCAAGGGAGGTTTCACCCGCAACAAGGGTGGGGTCCGTCATTTCTTTTACAATTTCCAGGATGGTCCCGGGATCGAAGCTTAGCTTGATGCCCAGAAAAGGATGCTCAGACGTAGCCCCGGTAATTCTCCCGTTAATCGGCAGCTCGACAGAGGTCACCAGGTACGTTGACGGATCGTAATGAAATGTTTCACCCGACAGGGTGGCTGCTTTAGCTCCCTCAGCAACGACGCAGATCGATGGCTTATAGACCGACTCCAGCGGTTCTGCTACATCCGTGGCGTGCATCAGCTGCAAGGAAGGAATAAGCGTCTGATGGGTGCCTGCCGATGGAGCATGGCAAAGGATCAGCGCGGCCAATTGCTCTAAAAGCGGCCCGGTCCGCAATGAATCGTTCAAGTTAGTAGCCTCCTTTTCACATATACGTAGGGTTGTTGTTAATCATAGCGAGTTGAAGAGAAATAGGCAAGAAGTGAACAGGTCTGTTATAACGGGATGCTCTTCGAATGATTTACAATGAATCCATAAGGCCAACAGATCATCATCCGGCCTAAGCAAACTTAAGGAGAGTGTTCCTAATGAGTCAGAACGGAAAAGTAGCCATCGTCACAGGTGCATCACGGGGTATAGGAAGACAAATCGCCATTCAGTTGGCCGGTTTAGGAATAAAAGTAGCTGTCAACTATTCATCCAACCGGGGAAAAGCGGACGAGGTCGTGCAAATCATCAAGGAATTCGGCGGGGAAGCGATAGCCGTTCAAGGTGATGTAAGCAAGGTCAGTGAGGTCGAAGCGCTTTTCTCGGAGACAATCGGGCAATTCGGGCGTGTTGATATTTTGGTGAATAATGCCGGAATTATGGACTGCGTGCCTATCGCAGATGTAACGGAGGAAATGTTCGACCGGCACTTTGCTGTAAATGTAAAAGGCACGTATTTCGCCTGCCAGCAAGCAATGAAGCATATGGAGCGGGGTGGAACAATTATTAATTTCTCGACCTCAGTATCAGGCGCGATGCTGCCGACCTATAGCGTCTATGCCGCAACCAAAGGGGCAGTCGAGCAGTTAACCCGCCAATTAGCGAAGGAGTTCGGAGCGAAGGATATCGTCGTGAACTGCGTTGCACCCGGGCAAGTATCGACGGAGTTATTCCTGAACGGGAAATCCGATGAGCTGGTGGATTCCTTCCGCCGGATGAATGCTTTTGGACGGCTTGGTGAACCGGAGGATATTGCGAATGTAATCGACTTGCTCGTCAGTGACAAGGCCCGCTGGATCACCGGGCAGACGATTCGCGTCAATGGCGGGTTTAACTGAAGCAGATGATGAGTTCCTTCCTCTATCGCCTATGGTTTATAATGGAAGGATGAATAGGAGGGAACGAATTGAATAAAGGCATGTTGCTTGTTCTAAATGGAACCTCAAGCTCTGGGAAGACGTCCATCTCGGCTGAGGTTGTAAAACAGAAAGAGATCCCGTTTTATCATGTGTCGATTGATGATTTTTTCATGAATTACAATGATTTCATTAATCATAAATATCCAGATGAGCCAGTACGCGAAATCGACCATCAGGTGGTCTCTGATATTCTGGACGATTCCATCTGCTCCGTGTTCTATTCAACGATTAAGCTGTAATATGATCTCGAAGTGAACACGGTAGAGCTGAATCCGGCGGAATGCGCCGAACAGATTTTAAACTACATTAAGTCTGATAATGAATACTCGGTATTTCAGAAATTGCGTAAAAGAGATGTTGATCTTAATAAAACGCTACTGACATAACGTTGTCAGGAAGGGTGGGTATAATGAAGACTATATTAACCTACAAACGCGAATATTAGGAGGCTATATTATGTCAGTCATTGGACCCGATTTCATCTCACTTCAGGTCAGCGATCTTGAAGGCTCGGCTGAATTTTATCAACACTATCTTGGACTCGTCCGTTCACAGGCGGGCCCGCCTCATGCGGTGGTTTTTGAGACCAAGCCTATTGCATTTGCACTTCGTGACCTCATGCCGGGAGTCGAACTTAGTAAGGGAACTCAGCCTGGACTTGGTGTTGCGTTATGGCTCTATGCTCCGGATACGCAAGATATTCACGATAAACTCGCAGCAGCGGGCGTGAAAATTACATCTGTACCCATCGACGGTCCCTTCGGACGTACCTTTACCTTCGCCGATCCGGACGGATACTTGATTACTCTTCACAGTAAAGGCTGATTCGCACCACAAGAACACAGTGTTTCTGTACTGATTGACTCCCCATATGGTAGACAGGTGAGATAATAAAGCCTGTTGCTGTATGGGGAGTTTTTGTTTGATTGAATTCTATTTTCTAAGAGAAACCAGATGATGAAAAATGGACGATTGTGTTGCTTTCATCTGGCTGGCACCCTACTCCTTCTATATTGCATTGCATCCATTCCAAGTATTTGGAGTGGATTTTTCCTGAGAAAAGTTCAACCTGAAGGAGATACGCTGCATCCGCAAAGGGCAGTCCTATTTTTTGGCAAGTGTTCTTTATCTTTCTTCCAAAACATGCACAACAAAACGGGTACAACCGCCGTCTATACATAAAGAATGGAAAATAGTCTCAAAGGAGTGTGAACCGCAATTGTTCAAAAAGCTGGCTTTAACATTTCTAATGACGACGATGGTGTTCAGTGCAAGTGTAGCGGGTCCATCGCAATCGCAGGCCAAGGTCCAGGCCGCCGGTGCTGGGGCTGTACAGGCCAAGACCGCCGATCAATTGTATCCGGTTGAAGTGAACAGGAAATACGGCTTCATTAACGGAAAAGGTAAGGTTGTTATCGAAGCGGTATACGACGGATACGGGTATTCAGGAGTGCCCGGAGGGACAGTATATGTCGAGGACCACGCGGCTAAAAAGCAATACTATTTCAGTTCGGAGGGCACCAAGCTGTTTGAATACAAGCTGAGAGATGCCGGCATTCTGTATAATGACCGTGCGCTGTATACAGCGAAGATTCAACTCGCTGGCGGGGCTACGGCGACCCGGTACGGGTATATCGACAGTCAAGGCAAGGTGGCTATACAGCCAAGCTACGTCCGGGCTTTTAATTTCTCCGAAGGTCTGGCCCGGGTTAATTTGGGCAAAGCCTCAGGGTACATCAACACGAAGGGCGAGCTTATCGTTCCGTACCGGTACAGCTTTACGTCTGATTTCTCCGAAGGCATGGCAGCTGTTACGCTTGCCGTTGGCGGCAAATACGGCTACATCGACACCACCGGCAAGCTTCGCATAACCCCACGGTATGATTACGCCACACCGTTCTCCGATGGGGCAGCAGTCGTGTCTGTGAATGGCAAATACGGCTACATCGACAAAAAAGGCAATTACCTGATCAAGCCGCAGTTCAGCATGGCGCAGCCGTTCTCGGAAGGACTGGCATTCGTTGAGCGCAATGGAGTCACTTTCTATATTAATAAGAAGGGTGTCAAAGTCATCCAGGGATATACGGCCGGAGGTTTGTTCAAGGGCGGTCTGGCTCCAGTCAGCCCGGGGCAGAGGTACGGCTACATTAATACCTCCGGCCGCTTCGTGGTCAAGCCGCAACTCTATTGGGCCGATTCGTTCAATGGCGAGTTGGCGGAAATCACCCTGCTCGTTCCAGATACACGCGAGGAAATCAGAGGGTACATGAACCGCAGCGGAACCATCGTCTGGCCACCGGCTTCCGGGCTTCCGGCCGGCGTGGTGAAGCCTTAACTACATCAATCGACTAAGAGTAGAGGAGGCAACAATATTTCATGGGCAACAACTTATACCGAAAACTAGGTGCGGCTTTTTTGATTGCTGCCGGGTTAATCTACACGATCGAACGTGTAGGGACTATGATCGCGCGAAGTCATGAATATTCTGCGTTATACGAAGCTAACTTGTTGAATTTCCAGCCAGAAACGCCTATCGCAGGCTTCTTCGATAATATCTTTGTTCCAGTTCTTACGTTAATTGGTGTGATCCTATTCGTATACGGTTTTCCAAAGAAAACAAAATAGGAGAAGTATAGTTAAAAGGTATACACATGATCCCCGGCATCCGCCCAGGCCAGCGTTCCATCCGGCATCCAGTCCAGCAGTGTGCCTGCGGCCACGAAGCTAAAGGTCCGCTCCTGTGTGTCGTAGACCTGTATGGCACCTGTGCCGGATTTGAAGGCTGCAAATCTGTTGTCCGGTGACCAGTGGAGTTCGGCGAACAGGAAGTCATCTCGCTGCTGCCGCTCATGCTCCGAGATATCCTGTTGTACCTGGACCGTGATCCGCTGATCCTGCATCACCGAAGAATCTCCGCTTCCGGTATTGTATCGGATTTGGCCGAGAGGGTTATTCTCACCTCTGTCTGCGGGAAGAATCAGATACGAATCATCCGCCCAAGCCAGCGGATACACGAACAGGAAGCCGTCACTGTGGGAGAGGAAGACGGCGTTCTCCCGCGAATGCAGTATTTTCCCCTTCTGATCTAGCACTGTCAAGTCTGCCCCGGGACCGATGAACTCGTCATGTGCGGTAAGTACAGCGATACGCTTACCGTCAGCCGAGGAGGACATTCCGTAGACCGGCTTGTCGAACACATGAAGCTTCATACGGGTGAAGTCCTTCAGGTCCACCCGGTACAGCGTCTTATTGCCTGAGATCATATAAGTGAAGTCCCCGTAGAAGCGGTCAGAGTACATCTCTTGGTAACCATAGTCATTACCGTAGGCCTCCTTCTCCTCGGGAAAAGCCGGAATCTCCAGCGCCTCGCCAGTCAGGGCGTGAACCAGATGATGCTTCTCCTGCCCGTAGAACAGATAGGAGGGGGCCACCGATTTCGGGGTCTGAATGGACTTAATCCAGCCCGTGTTCCAGGCAGGTACTACGCGCCGGATGCCGGAGGTGATGCCCTGGAACAGCAGACTGCCCTCGCCGGCCTGAGTTCTGACCACAACCGAGTTACGGTATGGCTGCTCCGTACTGGCATACTTACGCCCGTCTGCGGTAACGGCTTCATCCAGATTGAACGTCCCGGACCAGGCGCTGCTTTCATCCAGATGCAGAATGATTTGCAGAAACCGCGGGGACTCCCATTCCAGCGTATACCGGAACTCTGTCTCGGGATCACTGGTCTGTAGACTGTTTTTCAGTGCTTGCTCCAGTGACTTCTGGTCGATATCGCTGTTCGACTTCACCTGTATCAGTTGTCCGCCTCCGCCGATAGATTTCAATTGCTCAATATAAAGTAGCGGTTCCTCCATGCTTGAAGATGCTGAAGCGGAAGGTGTAGTTGATGTAGCTGTGGGTGATCCGATCGTTGGGGAAGCTGTGGATGGTGCTGAGGAAGAGTTGTCCACAGCTTTCTTGTCCGCCGCCTGACATCCTGTGAGCAGAGCCGCCGCTAGTACAATTGCTGTCATATAGCGCATATATTAACCTCCTGTGGTGTTTAATTGTCCTATTGTTTTCAGAGAATAGATAGATTTACCATATTGTTATGGACGCGGTTGCTGTGCAGAAGTTGCAGATGCGGGTGCGAGGGCTAAGTTAGGTTAACCGTATAGAATGAGTAAAACGGTTCTTTCTTTTGACTTCCCGGCTACGAATGTCTACCCTGAAGTTACATAATAAGGAAAGCGAGTGAACCTATGAATAGAAGCGCTGACAAGCTGAACGTTGTCATTCGGGACACGGAAGGGGTTAAGCGCTCACGCCAATTCACTTCCGTGTAGGCACAACAGATACGGAGGGATAGCTTTTGAAGAATACGCAAGCAGGCTTTGAGTACAATGGGGATTATTATGAAGCCATCGGAGATTTCATGCGGGAGCAGTATTTGAAATATGGTTTCGCCCAGGGAACGATGCAGGAAGCAGACTTTTTAATGAAGTTAATGAATCTGCGGCAGGGTACTCGCATTCTGGATATTGGCTGTGGTCCGGGGCGGCATAGTCTGGAATTGGCCCGGCGCGGAGTGAGAACAGTGGGCGTGGATATTTCTGCGGAATTTATCAGACACGCGAACCGGGAAGCTGCGAAGGAAGAGTTAGAGGCAACATTTCTGGCGGCGGATGCCCGCGAGCTAATGTTTGATCAGGAGTTCGATGGTGCGATTTGTCTGTGTGAAGGGGCTTTTGGACTGGCGGGCAGTGAAGAGAATCACCGGAAGGTCCTTAGAGGAGTTCATCGGGCGCTGAAGCCGGGTGCTCTATTTGTTCTTACGGTAATTAATGCGTTTAACTTAGCCCGGCGTATACAGGATGAGTCGTTATTTGATCCGTATTCCTGCACCGTGATCGATAAAGAAGAGATTCATAGTCCCGAGGGTGAATCCAAAGAGGTATTGATCTATACCACCGCTTTTACCTTCCGGGAATTACAGATGCTTCTGGATAGTGAAGGCTTCGCTGTAGAGGCTGCATATGGCTGTAGCCCAGGACAATTCGGGAAGCATCCCTTACAGCTTGGCAGCATGGAGATTATGATGGTCGCCCGGCGTAAGTAGACAGTAGTGTGTTGAATAAGGAGCGGTAGCCGGTCTTAAGGGGCCAGGGTACCGCTATTTGGTGTATATAATGGGAAGAGATAAACTAAATACCAGGAGGGTAATTATGGAACTTACTGTGAAGAACTCTAGGATTCAGTTGGTCCAAGGTGATATAACCAAGATTGAGGCGGAAGCGATAGTGAACGCAGCTAATACCAGCTTGCTGGGTGGGGGTGGTGTAGATGGCGCAATCCATAGAGTCGGGGGAAAAGCTATTTTAGAAGAATGTATGAAGATCCGGAATCAGCAAGGTGGTTGTGAGGTTGGAGAAGCGGTAGTCACCACAGCAGGGAACTTGCCAAGCCGTTATGTCATTCATACCGTTGGCCCCGTGTGGAATGGCGGAGGGAATCAGGAGGAGGATAAGCTGAGAAATTGTTACAGGAATGCATTAACACAGGCTGAAGGAAAGGAAGTGGCAAGCATTGCTTTTCCTAATATAAGCACTGGCATCTACAGATACCCGAAAGACCCGGCGTGTTCCATCGCGGTTGAGGAAGTGTCCGGGTATTTATCGAAGAATGAAACAAACATTAAGAGGGTTATATTTGTATGCTTTGATGAAAATAACTTGGAAATCTATAAGAATGAATTCAAGAAGTACGGAGCATAGTGAGGCCAAAACATTAACGTAAATGAACCTTATCCCTATTTCATTTGTTAATGATATAACAGGCTCTGGGTAGTGGGGAACGTCTGGCTGTTCAGAGCAGCAAGTGGAGGGCTACAGGTGACGGTTATACTGGCAATGCATGTGATGACACATCTGCTTACAGGCAGTTTTGTTGTATCGATTGTGCTTATGCGCAAGGCGATATCTTTTAAGGAAAAAGTGGTTCTGCTCGGACTGGCCTCATTCCTGGGAATTGTGCCGGATCTCTTGGGGAACAGGTATGTGTCTCCTTGGTCGCATTCCATTGTCGTCATGGGGCTGGTCATGGTACCAATCGTGTTCTTATTCAAGCTGCTACTCAAGAAATATTCGTACATTCAGTTATATCTATGTCTGGCGGGGAGTGTGCTGGGGCATATTCTGGTAGACTCTCTGGGACATGGGGTGCATTTGGTGTATCCTCTGTCCAGCGAAGCTTACACCCTGCCATTAATCTACCTCGGTGATCCTACGGTGTGGGTGCCTATGTTGGTGGGTGTTATGAGTTTTGTGCTTCCGGTGCCGTTGGGCAGGAGACGGGTGCTCAATGTAGCCTGTGCTGTGTGTATTGTCCTGTACCTCGGCCTTAAGCTTGCCATGCTGATGCAGCTGGAGCAAGGGCTTCCGCGTAAATTCACGCTAACTCCAGAGGCCGCCGTACAGGTGCATCCGCTTGGGGATTATCAGGTTCAAGGGCTTACGGATTTTTGGAAAATGGGGTTTGACGTCATCGACTCCCAGCGCAGAATCCTTGGAATATTGCCTGTCCCGGGCGGCGGCATCCGGTTGGAGGTTAATCTGATCTTTGCCGCGAAGGGTGACGTTGTACGCAGCAATTCGGGAAAAGACGGGCTGGAGTACGTGTACCGGATGCCCTCTGCTGAAGATGAAGCTTCATTGGAAGTGCTGGAGGAGAGCAGACAAGGGCTTACCGGAGAGATTGTTGCACGCGACCAGGAGGGAAATTCCCGTTATTTCATCTATAAGGATGGAGCGTGGGCAGAAGAACAGAGGAAATAGACTATTGCAAAGTAGGAGGCAGCGCGTGGAAGATACTCAAGCACTTATTCAAAAACTGGATTGGGATACACCAGAAGGTGAACAAGCAGAGGCTATGGGTCGACCAGCCAGCTCCAATATCTTAATGCAATCTTAATGTTCTTGCATATTCCTTAACGCTATATTAATGCCGGACATGATATGTTGAACACCACAGAATAGTCTTCTGTGGTGTTTTTGTTGTGTCCTACAAATAACAAGCGAGTGGTGAAACTGAGTGATTTCATTTTTAAAACGGTTTTTAATTGGCAGACCCTTAAAGTCCAGTGAGCTCGGAGAGCAAAAGTTAAATAAAAAGAAAGCACTGGCTATACTGTCTTCTGATGCGCTGTCATCCGTGGCCTACGGGCCGGAGCAGATACTGATTGTTCTGGTTACGGTTGGGGCCGCCGCCTTCTGGTATTCGATCCCGATTGCGCTGGGTGTGCTGATCCTGCTGACCGCGCTCATTCTGTCCTACCGGCAGATTATTTTTGCTTATTCCCACGGCGGGGGCGCCTATGTGGTGTCCAAGGAGAACCTGGGCAAGTATCCGGGGTTAATTGCCGGCGGTTCGCTGCTGGTTGACTATATTCTAACGGTTGCTGTAAGCATATCGGCGGGGACGGATGCCATCACCTCAGCGTTTCCAAGCCTGCATGAGCATAAAGTGGTGATTGCCATTGCTTTTGTGCTGCTGATCACGATTTTGAACCTAAGAGGAGTAACGGAATCTGCCTCCGTCCTCGCTTATCCGGTCTATTTATTCGTCCTGGCCTTATTCATCCTTATTGGTACAGGTCTGTACAACATCTTGTCAGGTAACGTTCCGGCAGAGCTGCATACCTCGCTGGGTACTCCTGTAGCGGGAATAAGCCTATTTCTATTATTGCGCGCATTTTCTTCCGGGAGCTCTGCGTTAACGGGGGTTGAAGCGATCTCCAATGCCATACCGAATTTCAAAAGCCCGGAAGCGTCCAACGCCTCCAAAACCTTAATCGCCATGGGCGTGTTACTGGCTGTCATGTTCTCAGGCATTGTGGTGTTAGCTTATTATTACGGGATTGCACCCCGCGCTGACGTCACTGTGGTGTCGCAAATTGCCGAGCAAACCTTTGGCCGGAATGCGATGTACTATTTTATCCAAGGAACGACTGCATTAATCTTGATACTGGCTGCCAATACCGGTTATTCCGCCTTTCCACTACTGGCTGTGAACCTTGCCAAGGATAAATTCATTCCGCGAATGTTTACTATGCGGGGGGACCGGCTGGGCTACTCCAACGGCATTATCATATTGGGTGTTCTGTCCATGCTTCTGATTTATGTCTTTGAGGGGAAAACAGAGCAGCTGATTCCTTTATATGCTGTAGGTGTGTTCATTCCCTTTACGTTGTCGCAGAGCGGGATGATGGTGAAATGGCTCCGGGAAAAGCCAGCAGGCTGGGTGCAAAAGTTCATCATTAACACGGTTGGCGCTCTAATCAGCTTCGTGGTGACGATGATGTTCTTCATGACCAAGTTTACTCAGGTATGGC
The window above is part of the Paenibacillus sp. FSL H8-0048 genome. Proteins encoded here:
- a CDS encoding AMP-binding protein codes for the protein MSELERNAMFMGGADSIPEFLSHSAGRYRHQTAVEAKQDGERLQKTYLQLKSDSDALSAAFEARGLSQKHVAFIGGLSYEWLVAFFGVTGSSNIAVPMDKDLSLDDLVTLVLQADISMLFVDSSMSHIVQQLRHSCETLEVIVCFQAGGPFPSIAEFIRDTRCSEKLRSTHVDADQTAMIVFTSSETGGYKGAMLSHRNICHNIICSVYLAGIEAFEPGGCTVVVLPPHHMFAVTSGMLVPLLFYGLTLCLSGGLSGYLSSIQQFRPSVLFMVPMLVEGLHKRISREAARTGQLNLEFFGGQLRTIICGGAYLDAEWVVKYKKLGINLLNGYGITECSPLVSCNRPNGIISHSVGLVGPEPYCRVRIEDDEIQVQGSIVMKQYYKDCKSTAEAFDQGWFRTGDLGYLDQHNYLYITGRKKDLIILKDGNNISPVGIEQSIERHPLVDQSLVYADGKKGGETLVAIIHPDYDYAVNNGYTDVRLALDELIQMLNDNSPAFRRIRRLEVSEKPFDKLALKKELRAPTRITREKVNHD
- a CDS encoding acyl carrier protein, whose translation is MIREQNDETMLKIKTVISPFTDVDIQEIQMESKLICDLGFTSFDLVCLLSVLEEEFGLKVDEKMLKGIQTVEDVRNAVLKHQASSQTVLKTE
- a CDS encoding radical SAM/SPASM domain-containing protein; this encodes MKKAVLNEEALSAMQQCDLSELAGYVGEFFQGKNESFTYNPAGGNFYMSSFFPSFPSPAWNRLIAGIHDIVYEDKRVPLQADIVVTGRCHCDCWHCFRAKYGQEDMSLDKIKECMNALAELGAASVGITGGEPMLRTDIMEIIGAIPEGMEGVLFSTGLGIDDAFALKLEHTRLTRCILSLDHFDEEICCKLRRNRNAFKDAVQAIQALTAKDIYTAVTVCITHELMKEGALQQYFEFVGGLGVQEVRVVMPIPQGNLEGQEVGRFYGKAMGLLKQLKRENAANEAFPVIINFCEFESSDYFGCGAGSNYIAINNDGHVSPCVSVPSSFGSVYDHTLEKIYNDMGAIFSSSNCACFGISSSSVIAKENIDTSLTPMPPELSVEVAKKCRVSSERAGIFRYCASKGRPKEEAAGEAELELPSSV
- a CDS encoding class I SAM-dependent methyltransferase encodes the protein MKLSLNYRVLSRLYDVCDLLFFSRPGRSPRQALLGFLPDEPVHILDICAGTASNDILIAEQKSNATVVGIDNSKEMLSIARRKIAQKKLHGVNMLEMDAMKLEFAGQSFDVVIISLILHEMGKPLASKMLSEARRVVKPEGMILVVEWEQPQGLFQKCMFSIIKRLEFDNFEHFLKKDLKQYFKNHGFSIENVKHCDYTQILQLKVQ
- a CDS encoding AraC family transcriptional regulator, encoding MNDSLRTGPLLEQLAALILCHAPSAGTHQTLIPSLQLMHATDVAEPLESVYKPSICVVAEGAKAATLSGETFHYDPSTYLVTSVELPINGRITGATSEHPFLGIKLSFDPGTILEIVKEMTDPTLVAGETSLGITVARTSEPLLEAIVRLIQLLDAPQDIAILSPLVIREILYRVLQSDQGAHLYQFAIIGSHAHRIAEAIQVITRQYAESLVVEQLAESVNMSTSAFHKHFKRVTAMSPLQYQKVIRLQEARRLMLTESLQASDAAFRVGYESPSQFSREYARQYGRPPVSDVQGILRLSK
- a CDS encoding SDR family oxidoreductase codes for the protein MSQNGKVAIVTGASRGIGRQIAIQLAGLGIKVAVNYSSNRGKADEVVQIIKEFGGEAIAVQGDVSKVSEVEALFSETIGQFGRVDILVNNAGIMDCVPIADVTEEMFDRHFAVNVKGTYFACQQAMKHMERGGTIINFSTSVSGAMLPTYSVYAATKGAVEQLTRQLAKEFGAKDIVVNCVAPGQVSTELFLNGKSDELVDSFRRMNAFGRLGEPEDIANVIDLLVSDKARWITGQTIRVNGGFN
- a CDS encoding VOC family protein, which gives rise to MSVIGPDFISLQVSDLEGSAEFYQHYLGLVRSQAGPPHAVVFETKPIAFALRDLMPGVELSKGTQPGLGVALWLYAPDTQDIHDKLAAAGVKITSVPIDGPFGRTFTFADPDGYLITLHSKG